In Candidatus Poribacteria bacterium, the sequence GGTCAAATTCTCAGCATCATGCGCCGAAATAGCCCGTGATAGCACAAGAACTTCTGAGAGTTTACCTCATAAATACGATTCGTCTAAGTTAACACCGAAGTAGCGTCTGTTTATACTGTTATCTCAGCGGAGCCAGTACTTCAGTCCCATCTCCGAGAACCGCAACGCTCCACCCAACACAAATATCTCTATCTCCGCACCCACTTCTGCGGTCTTTAACAGGTCGATCCCATTCAATCTCAAACCAGATCAACCCATCAGCCATTTCGGGACCGGAAATGATCGTGCCTGTTTCACCGTTAAACATGCCGCCAATCTGAGTGCCACCTGGAGCATTCCGAATTCGAAGTCCAATATTTAGCGTGTTCTTGACAATTACCCCATCGTTCTTGCCGAATGATCCGAGTTCAGGTTCAGACTCAGGTTCAGACTCAGGTTCAGGCTCGGGTTCAGACTCAGGTTCAGGCTCGGGTTCAGGCTCGGGTTCGGGTTCGGGTTCGGGCTCAGGTTCAGGTTTGGATTCAGGTATTGGCTCTATGGGTGGTGATGGTTTAAAAACAATATGAGAGCGTGTCAGATTCGCAATAGCAATCCCCTCATATTCAATAACGTTGCGTGTTTCCGCACCGAGCTCCTCGGTAAATGTTTTGGGACCACTACTAACCCCAACAACGACTTCTTCTCCAATACGAACAACCAGCTCATTATTCTCGGTAAATATCCAAGGTTGAGGGTCGAATTTGATACTCAGAACATCTAACACATCACCACTGTCACTACTGATGTAAACTGACGCAAGGCGGGAGTGGCTCTGCACGAAACCGTTAAGAGTTATGCGATACGTGCCAGGTTGTAAAGCTTGATGGACTGGGCGGATTGTTATCTCTGGAAATCCGTCAGGTTCCCCTATTGGAACAGTTTCTGTCGAAGGTTCGTCCATCATCGCGCCCATAACCATATCTGTTATAGGTTTTTGTTGACTATTACAACTGACCAGAGCAAGTAGGACCGTTAGTAAAATGAAAAATCTCATACGCTTGATAATTTCTCCTCTAATCATTTAGGGGACAACTCGACCGATTAATAACCGTGAGTTGACTCCAGCATTTAATGCACAAGATCAAGCTATTGAAACACCTAATACTCAATCTCGCTGCCATTTATAGATACAATTCTGTGTTGATGCTCTGCCTGAAACACAATATTTGTGTTGAAATCATCAACACTGTTGTTTTAGTAAGCAAGTTTTGTGCCAATGCCTTTAATTAAAGGGCAATATCTACGCCAAAATTCCAAAGGGTTCCTACTCTTATTCGTGTAAAATATAGGGACACACTAAGCTTATCCAAGTAGGCAATGACTTTTGCTTTCATCATAAAAAAATAAAAAATAACCTGCTTGCAACCTCTTTTCTACCGCAGATACGCAAAAAATGCAGAATTAGCGTGAAAAAATGGAAAGTATGTGAAAAAAATGCAGTGATTAGATCACCGCGTTGCACGACTTGGTATGGGTACTTTAGGGATTTTATTATTTTCCTGGAAAAGAAAATAGAGAGATCTATCGGTAGGCGTGCTTACAAAACTCTCCGATCGACGGTGTATGGTCAATCGTCCAATCAACTACAAAGCCTTAATCTTCATCAAACTTTGCCAATAAAGAAGGGAGAGCGGCCTGCTCTCCCTGAAAATGTCTAATATTTTAGATTTTACTATAAGAGTTCCATCTTTAGAGTGGAAATGTAACGCGCCGTCCCTCTTGCGCAGAGCGATACGCGCCCAAAATCATTTCCACCGTAACCCGTCCATCCTCTACTGTGACATCGGGTTCTGTGTCGTTCTTCAGACAGTCAATAAACGGACGCGGCACACCGGCAATCCGTTCACCGTGCCCATCCGGAATAGGAATACCGAGGTCCTTCCATGTCGGTTCATCGCGTGTATACAACCTAAGCGCAACGGCATCTGCCGAGCGCGGGATATTACACGAAGGAGCGTCCCCATAGTTCTGTATGACCACACCTTGATCACCATAAATCTCAGTCGTATTTTCACCGGCGAGCGTCACAGACGTATTCAGTAAAATCGCCATCTCTCCACCGGCGAATCGATAGACAGCCAACCCCGTGTCATCAGGTGCGACATCCGTCAAAATGTTATCAATTTCAGCAATAACACTCGTCGGTTTACCGAGCATCCAATAGATAAAATCGGTCGCATGCGAGGCATCGTCCATGAACATCCCCATGTTCTTCTCCGGATCAATATGCCAGCGACTGGGTCCCGTCACAAAAGCCTCGCTAAACAACGCGTTGATACAGTGTCGGCGGCGCAACACACCGATTTTCCCCAACACGCCGCTGTCAATCAATTCTTTCATTGCTATGTTCGCTGGGTCGCGCCGCATCTGGTAACCCATCATAAACTTGACCCCGGTCTTCTCTACGACCGCTGCAATTCGATCACAATCCTCCAAAGTGAGTGCCATCGGTTTTTGGCAGAGAATGTGCTTTCCTTCTGATGCCGCTGTTTCCACCATCTCCGCGTGCCGATTTGTTTCGCAGGTTACAATAACAGCGTGAATTTCGGGGTGGTTGATAACATCCTCAAGATGCGGTGAATAATTCATGCCGTATTGCGTTGCTGCAGCTTCGCCGCGTTCAACACTGTCGTCCCAGCATGCGACAAGTTGGACATCGTCAAACGCCTTCATTTGGTTACAATAGGCGTTAGCGTGTCCATGCGCGAAACTTATGATACCGATACCGATCTTTGCTTTCATATATTACGTTATCCAATCTGTGAGTGTCTGTTGTGGGTCCAGTTCGGGGTTGAAAATTTGCAAGCCTTCCGCACGCGCCGCTCGGAGAAGGCGTTGATCCGAGGCAACGAGCACCAGCCTATCGCCTGTACTGCGAAGTTCTGTTGCAGTGTCTAAAGCGGAACGTAAAACCAATGCGTCAACACTGTTGAGAGAATAGGTTTCAATCAAATCTATTGAGTTCCAAACAAGCGAATCGGGAACCGAGATTTTCCTAAAGTTTGATTGATTATTGATGACTTCATGCTCTAAATGTCCGATAGCTTGAGTAAATTCACCAATCGTGATGCGGCCGTCATTCTTTTTACGAATACAGATCCAAAAGACCTCTATTGCACCAATTGTTAAACACAACAAACGTCCTAAAGGCACATTGCGAAAAAGAAAGAGCATTTTCTCACTGCCAGATTCACGAGTATACCGTTTAACGAGCGCGCTTGCATCGAAATAGAAGTGGTACAATGTTATTTCTCCCGTTCTTCGATAATCGCACGACTAAACTCGTTGTCCTCAGCATGAATCCCATGTTGTTTCATACTCTCATGAAGTTCCTCAATCGGTCTAAGTTCAAAATCTTCTGAGATTCCCATTTTTTTGAATACTTCTGCAATCACTTTCGTACCGATATTATCATCTTGGTTGTCGTTTTGCATTTCAAAATCCTTTGGCGGATTTGGTCCCGCTTCCTCAACAACCGAAGAGAGTTTCTGATCCATCTCCGCAACGATCTTTTCCAATCGGTCTAACCGTTGGGTAATAGCTTCAAGCATTTCTTTTTCCATTGTAAACCCCCTTATCTTCATTCTGTGTATAATTAAGAATACCACAAAAACTACCAGATGTCATATCAATCCCTAAAGCAAGAGGATTACTTCTCCAAAACAATCCGTACCTCAGCATCCACATTCTGTTCCCCAAAATTCACCGAAGCAGAAATCGGACCGAGGAACTCTAAGGGAAACAGATTCTCAGTGATACGCCGTGTCAAGGACGCATCCAATTCCTGTCCCGTAAGAGAAGCAAGCACAGTAACCAATGGCAGGAAACGTCTCAACTCCGGTACAAGCAGTTCGGGCTGAATGAATACCTGAACACCGTCCATATCTGTGGGAAACATTACATCACTCAAGGCAGACGTTTTACCCATTACCGTATCAATCACAGCCTTTAATCCGGCAGTTGTTGTGCCTAAGACAAAATAGTCATCAACGATCGCATATCCGCCTGCAACTGCCAACAGAAAATTGAGACGGAGTTGCACGGGTTGAACGGGGACACCGTTGTAATCTTGCGGCTCAAGGAATTTAAGCTGCTGACCGGCGACAGAAATTTTTCCCTGTCTCACAATATCTAATACGCCCTTCAATGCCTCAGGAGCCTTAGCATGCGTAATCAGAACCAGTGAAGGTACTACCGTTACCTCACCAGGTTCAGGAGCAGTTAACATCACAGTCAAGTCTGTCCCCAAAACTTGGGAAAGATCAATATTGCCGAAGAGTTCCTGCATCTGCTGATTCGGAACTGAAAACGTAGTGACAAAAGCAGTCTGTTCAGGAAAAGCGCGGAACGGTTTTGCGTCATCTGCAGCAGGCAGCTTACTCTGGTTAGTATCTATGCGCTTGCGGAGATGATGCTGTGAAATAATTACGCCATCCTCATACCGATTGCTAAACGTCCAGAAGTCTGTCCCTTCAAACATTCCATAAATCTGTTTAATAAGAGCGTTAGACTGAACAGTATTCAGGATAGGGGCGATCTGTTTTATATCTGCATATCCGGTGCTTTTGTCTTGGCGATAGTTTTCCTGAATCTCTGTCCTCATCGGGTGCTCCGCGAGGAAGTCTTGTCTATTTTTTTCCTTTTTCGTTTCAGGAAGCCTCGTATTATAGATGTCAAGCGTCTCTATCAACAGCGTAGGGTCGAGGCTTAATATCCCAATTCTCCCGATGAAGGTATAACTAAAATCGCGTGGATACCCTGTAATGGTATTGATCGTGAATTCGCCATATCGGTTTTGTATGCGTTTATACCCCGGATTGATCGCATCCGTTGCAGTCATCGCCTCAATACTGAGTTTTTCCGCGCCACCCACTGCAGCGATGAGAAGAAACGTGAATTCGCCTTCGCGTTGGTAAACAGCGAGAATCGTCTCTTCACCAAAATAGCCGGTGACCATCTTAAGGTCGAGTCTGCCCCCCATCTCATATTCCCATAACAGTTTTTGATACACAAGTTCTTTCCACCAACGTTGTTCCCGAATTTCAGCGAGGAGTGGCATTTCCGCTGTCTGTTTTCCGAATTCACTACGGTTGAAAGTCTCAACCAACCCTTTCAACTCCTTGAGTGTCAGATAGCAGACCGGAGATTTCGGAAGCAGTGTAATCAGGTGTTGCTCCGGCTCCCACAACGCCGTCTGGCGATAAATAACGGATAGCAAAATAATAACCCCAGTAAGTCCGATTAGACTCATAATAACAATTCTTTTACGTTTGCTCAGCTGCATCGGTTTCCAAGCCTTTGTGATATTTGTCATAAGCGAGAGACTTTCGTCAGCACACGAAAATCTTCGTTAGATATTTTTGGTGTCCCTGTATCTTCCGTGCTTACTTGATTATATCATATTATCTCTCAACAAGCAATTCAATTGACCACTGCCCCCAGGGTTATTTAGTTTTCCATTTTCTTATCAAATTTTCGGACCCCAAGCCCGGTAGGTGCGGTTTCCTAACCGCACCGGATCTTTAAAAAAGACCTGAAACACAATAAATCCTTAAAACTAAATCACCCTGCCACTGCCCCCAAGGTCATTCAATTGTAGGTTTTTGGTGTATTTTCGCAGGCGTTAATACTTTATATATGTTATGTTTTTTAAAAAACCGCTGAAATTTTCGCAGCCTGTCGCAGCGTTTCGCACCGGATCCTGAAAAAAAAGACATCCAATCCAATAATTTCTTAAAATTGAATGCTACTGCTACTGCCCCAGAGCCATTCAGTTTTCGGTTTTCCGTCGTTTTTGTCGAAGCAGTCGCGATTCGGAGAGTGCTTCTACATGGAAGCGTTTACGCGAAAGATTGAAACTATTGGACAATTGAAAGGCACTGCTACTGATCGCTGTTCCGCTGGCAACCACGAAAATTATTTGTCTAAAAGCGAAAAATGATGTAGAATATTACCGTTATTTCTCGAAAGAAGGTGAACAACGTTCCAACCCAAGATCTCAAAATTCGACCATTCACGATACTCCTTGTTTGCGTGTTAGTACCTGCCAACTGTTGGTGGGTATCCGTCTCAATTATGCGTGGTGGCGGAAGTCCAACGCAGGTTTCGCTCTTCTACAATGCCGTTATCACGATTCTAATTTTATTAGGCATCGGGATGCTCTTACGTCGGTTGCATCGCGCGCTGATACTCAACCGGGCAGAGTTGCTGGTTATCTACACTTGCATCTCAGTCGGCGCGGGACTCGCCGGTGTTGATAGATTCCTCGTGCTCATGCCACTTATCGGGCACGCACACTGGTTTGCGACACCCGAAAACGATTGGGCGAACCTGTTTCATCTCCATATTCCGCAGTGGTTGGCTGTTAGTGATAAGCGTGTTCTCGATGGATATTATAACGGGTTCGCAAGCATCTATGAACCGCGCTACTTAACCGCTTGGCTGCCAGCAATCGTCTGGTGGACGCTCTTTATTCTGGCT encodes:
- a CDS encoding Gfo/Idh/MocA family oxidoreductase, with protein sequence MKAKIGIGIISFAHGHANAYCNQMKAFDDVQLVACWDDSVERGEAAATQYGMNYSPHLEDVINHPEIHAVIVTCETNRHAEMVETAASEGKHILCQKPMALTLEDCDRIAAVVEKTGVKFMMGYQMRRDPANIAMKELIDSGVLGKIGVLRRRHCINALFSEAFVTGPSRWHIDPEKNMGMFMDDASHATDFIYWMLGKPTSVIAEIDNILTDVAPDDTGLAVYRFAGGEMAILLNTSVTLAGENTTEIYGDQGVVIQNYGDAPSCNIPRSADAVALRLYTRDEPTWKDLGIPIPDGHGERIAGVPRPFIDCLKNDTEPDVTVEDGRVTVEMILGAYRSAQEGRRVTFPL
- a CDS encoding type II toxin-antitoxin system VapC family toxin yields the protein MYHFYFDASALVKRYTRESGSEKMLFLFRNVPLGRLLCLTIGAIEVFWICIRKKNDGRITIGEFTQAIGHLEHEVINNQSNFRKISVPDSLVWNSIDLIETYSLNSVDALVLRSALDTATELRSTGDRLVLVASDQRLLRAARAEGLQIFNPELDPQQTLTDWIT